GTGACCCgatctggcgaaatgagtcggaagtcgttctattttaaaatatgggccaataatgtgaaaaaacaatgaaaaaaatcgattttttaagctaatttcaaagaacagactttcaaaaataatctcccaaagtttcgtagtccacataattgagtaaaggtatttcaatggctattaaatttgacatggttttactaaattcgctggaaatgaacttctcaactcctctcgtcacagcatttcccggtatcccctgaaacgtcactatctctgctctacaaatatgtgttacacgttgtatagaaccaatcaaaaagcttagaaatgtaaacacactgacctaaacgctgatttttaacaatgggaagccccgtttcgactgacaggcacgcgatcggtccagccatcctcctgtcagactagcgcgccttaataaaactcccatttgcgtgtctctctttaaaagccaataaaaattgaatccatataggtagcacaaaattctttttgcatacaaaaccaaagactttaaactttcatatcaagcctccaacatgcttctgttgtgttgttttcaccctctctgagtaatatgcgtttacaacaaaaatagcacagccgctaactgaatatatgtatatttcacgtgctcataacttcatgaaaaatgcacagatcataaaaatcgcacatcaatatttaaagcagattctcaagattaaaatgaatccaaaatcaatataatatattgtgttgatcacaagatattactcacagaatgatttaacatacttggctaaaaacatgtctttaGCCTGTCTCCATGTCtccatccatgttcgttttccaacgtggaataacacataatagatatcattttaaagcttagaatctcatctttttaatgcatctaaccattttgaaaaactcctaacgagtgctgagaagtgcctctaaaccggtttaccgcccgttggcgccacctggctgcggaaaaaatgaacaacaatttttcaaactattctttataatatcaccacgaaatttgaaccagatgcagctcacatataggagagcatccccaaaaaagatttttttagcgatcttattgtgttcctgagttattccatgtcaaataaaaaaataaaaattattttttaaaaattatatatatttttttgtcttttatcagctgtttctcagcaagataatgtccaaatgtaatgtaatttatattttcttaaattttaaaatgttttctatcaaatgatacctaccttttgactctccttgctagagttttggagttatgagtctttacttttgtgtgtgtcgctcagaaaaaaaaaaaaaagaaagaaaaagaactctaaaaaagccttcaggtcttaaagggttaattcaaataaatactttaaaataatttgagcttcagcctggtttaatagcatttatatatatatatatatatatatatatatatatatatatatatatatatatatatatatatatatatatatatatatatatataaatttatttggtcaaattaagctgtaaaataaatagtttgtccctttaaatgcaatggattttgaaagatatcaacaaaaaaacgggcaaaaaaactttaaaagcgattttctcaggttttcaattggaaaaagagggcagacaaccataattaaaatgggtgtatctttaaaaccattcaaggtatgactttgactaggatataattttaaagcttattgtctcatctttccattgataccaaaatctcaattttgaaatttgggtcactgtgactcattttgctggatcaggtcacaaATATTGTTTATAACTGTTTAATACTTTCTACAGAACTACCATCCAATGAACATGAAAGTACACACAAATAAACAAGCAAATAGCCCAAATCGAaacaatttttaaacatttaaataagcaACCACtactaaataatttaatttagtcCTTTAACGTACAAAGTACATATTTCACTGACCATTATAACATAGGCCTacatcggtaacactttacaaaaggtctcatttgttaacattagtagttaatgtattaactaatgaactaactatgagcaatacatttattacttgatttgttaatctttttaatattaaaaatccagctgtttattgttagttcatgttagttcacggtgcattaactaatgttaacaaatacaactcttgattttaataatgtattaaatgttgaaattaacattaactagcTGTAGAGgttttgttaattattaaagttcatgttaactaaagtagttaatcttattgtaaagtgttactcaATCCTCTTGTTAAATTTTTTTGCCTGCGTGTCGTTCTGAGCTCCTGTCGTTAAActgttcataaaaaaatattcgTATAATGAcgaatatataatattttatcaaaGTACGTCATATCACCAGTGAACTCGTAAATTGTATTTGGTTATGTTTGTCAAAATCGTAGACGATTAAAACATCTAACAGTcaattatttttcaataaacatTGAATAGTTGATATTTTTTCTTCTGTAGgtctattttatattatatttgtatCTATTTCTAAAAAGCTAATTGGACGTCTAGTAAAGGCTAAATGAAATGTAAGGCCCCGATATACAAACGaagttctttttttgttttgttcttcgtttaggggtaaaacgaagtaCGAAATATGCGAGCAGCGATATACTATAATTCCTTGTAATTCTgtcttgtaaaaagcgttcacgtccttgTAGAGAtcgtaagctgggagttttctgaaagctcccacatgtaccacatggccgctgtaccactaccacctgaccgctgtagattcataggcgttgatagtggtgccatggaaacgcatccCAGTTCAAAGcaacacgatcacatgagaatgtgtaccaatagtacgagtttgtaatctcgtagaatatacgccaaaatgagctttggcgtgcttatggtacgcagtttttcgcgtgcatatgacacgcactttatggcgtgtatATGATACGCTCTTGGGGGTGGAGGAGTGGGGGGTTCGTACgtataatacgccataaagtgcgtatcatatgcacgcgaaaaactgcgtaccataagcacgccaaaactcattttggcgtatatattctacgagattacaaactcgtgccattgatacgcattttcgtgtgatcgggcttCAAAGACGTGAACAGCTCAGAAAATAACTTGTTGTCATCACAAGATTCCGGAAAATACGAggtggcgtgaacgcagcatataATCGAGCATCTGACGccacccacactgctgagagcggcgtttagatgaatatgtaaatatgtgttgtacattttcttctcagtaacaaaataaacacaacaaaaacgaGAAAACAGCATGAatttttatagaaagcataaagcgtctgatcataacaacattggtatgttagcacgagctctaCAAATTACCATTccagtcacatttatttatagtacttcattcaatagattgctcaaaagcaagcagctttacagtatcaaacacgaaaaacagtgtcagtgtcagtcagttcatcagaagcacaacttcatttttgtactataaagcggctatccagtgttcatgttttcacccgcggAGATCTTACCTCAACAAACTCAACAGATGAAATGAGTCAGAAAAGCGTTCCATGCAAGTGAAGGTGGAGCCTCCTATCCAAGGCTCTCGTTATCAtcacggaccaatggtagtacgaatgTGTTTTGCAGCTGAAAACACGACATTTTCCTGAAAGTTAGCTTTGGTCAGCCGTTTCGAACTTACAAAATAGAACACAAAATGAACTTCGCTTTGGCTTGATCTTGTTCGAAATTACGTCACATCAGTTTGTTCTTCGATTTTGTTTTAAGTATATCGGGGTCTTAAAACTCTCAAAGTCCGTTACCTCTCTGAAAATGTGTACTTAGATTTCAACACCCTGCTATAAgataaattaattatagtttGAGATATGTGACATCGCAATGTTGAGGACATTCTTTGACAGAATGTATAgttacagttgcaagaaaaagtatgtcaaccacttgcagaatctgtgaaaatgtgaataattttaataaaatagggatcatacaaaatgcatattattttttatttagtactgtcctgagtaagatattttattgttttgtgatggttgttcatgagtcccttgtttgttctgagcagttaaactgagctctgttcttcagaaaaatcctccaggtcctgcagattcttcagttttcaagctttttttttttttttttttttttgcatatttgaaccctttccagcagtgactgaatgattttgagatccatcttttcacactgaggacaattgagggactcaaactcaactattgaaaaaggttcaaacattcactaatgctccagaaggaaacacgatgcattaagagttggGGGGTgacaacttttgaacaggatgaagatgtccaaatttttcttattttattgaaatatcaTTGCTTTTCATTTAGTAGGcctactgcccttcggaagcaacagaaaatacttgtttcccggaagacaaattaagtacatcTTACCGTAATATTTGAATTCTAAAGTTTTTtaacccctcggctcttaatgcatcttgtttccttctggagcatcagtgaatgtttgaacctttttaatatttgagtctgagtccctcaattgtcctcagtgtgaaaagatggatctcaaaatcattcagccactgctggaaagggttcaaatatgcaaaagatgcttgaaaactgatgaatctgcaggacccagaggatttttctgaagaacagagctcagtttaactgctcagaacaaacaagagactcgtaaacaaccatcacaaaacaaaacaaaaaaaaaacagtcgtagatcatccaggtaatgtATTAAGAATCAGttgttcacatacttttttattttaataaattcttaattttttttttttttttttaaactcaggacagtactaaataaaaaataacatgcattttgtaggatctctcttattttattacaattattcacattttcatagATTCTGAAAGTGGTTCACacactttttcttgcaactgtatatatGCATAATGATTCATTTTCTTTcgtctgttttttttaaatagacctTTTAAATAGGTCAAATCTAAATTTATTAAAGTTATTTTGACAGTACCTATGAGAGATATTCACGAACTTGCCGTCTATTTTAATTTAAGATCTGAAATTGTTTATATCAAggttttgttttgaaaaatcaaaagttgtctGCTAGAAGCAATCCCAAAGACATgcgaatataaataaatacacgataCAATGAATATTGAatactgaaatatttatttgcttCAACTCAGAAGAACATATTCGTTTGTGGAAACATAAGATGATCCTCTGTGTACAAGCAGGTTTAGTATCTAGTGATACTGTCTTCCAAGGGCGGAGATCACGACGGCAATGAATTTCTGAAAAGCGGCCTGGACTTCAGGTGTGAATGCAGCACCCATTTGTCCAGCAACAACGACGGTTAAGCAGTCAGCCAAAAGCTGTGGGGGACACAAGAGCAGTGATATAAACACAGATGAACACTGAAGTCAAAACAAGATGTATTAATGAACGTTATTTGTGGGCTGAGTGTCAACGTACCCTGAAGTTGTCAGGATCTACGTGGAGCTTCTCAGAGTGCAGCACACTTAGTTCAGCATAGGTGGCTTTGATGTTGTCCATGTTCTTCACAGCTCTGTCCAGGCCATGGAGCACAACTGTACCGTGAGCAGCAACCATGGGGTTTCCCATGATAGCAGCGGCGTTGTAGAGGTTTCCAAATTTGCCGAAGTACCGCTGGGTCCAGGGGTACACGATAAGACATCTACGAGACACAATGAGAAGAAAGCATTTTATCAGAGCACAGTTTCAAAACTAGTCGCCCGATTTATAGttaaagaaaatgctaagaCTCAGTACCTTGCCAGGGCTTGAGGACCAACGACTTCGTAGTTCATCTTGGAGAAGATGTCCTGGATGGTGGTCCTCTCAAATTCTGTCCACTCAACCATGTTTCCAACTTTTGATGTTCAGACTAAACGCCTTAAACAGAAGCTGAAGAATCGTGTGAAGAAAGAGTTTCAGAGAGGTACTTTTAAATGCGTTTCTTCACCACACCCCTTGGAAGGCTATTGGGTGACAAGTTTGTGGGTTGGTTCTTCCACCCAAGAGATGCATATCATAGCCTACTTTTCTTTTCTAATATCTTCAAAGACTAAACTCAAACAattctaaaaaacaaaacaaaacaaaaacaacaacaacaacaaaaaactatattttccctagaaaaaaaaaaatgaaacatcaATAGGCCTTATGAGACTACTGGATTATGTTTATTACaacacattttaatacattcacatattatttacttatttatttttgtgcatgGGGAATTCTGAACATAATTTAGTCTATGAGAAGATGGTGTATTTTCTCATCTCCGCCTCTCCGTTTATTAGACAAATTATTATTAGACGAGAGCTGCAAGCTACAGAATAATTACTAAATCGAATAGCCTATAATGACTTATGTATTTGACATTATAGTTtcctaaataaaaatgtattttaaataattatcaaaaatttCGTAATGCAATGAAAAGAGACGGAATGTGTTTAATTTACGTTGAATGTTATTTACAAAgttcgtaaaaaaaaaaataaataaataaaaaaaatcttcagtACTAAATTTAACCATAGGATACTTTTGCTATAGCCTATCAAATTCTCATAATCTCACAGTTACTATATATTGTACACGCCTGAAATCACAGAACGAAGTCTTTTAGCGACCTCTGCTGTCCACGTCTATTAGTTTTGCTAACATAGCAAGAATAggtaactttacaataagatttattagttaacattagttaagtacattagttaacattaactaataatgaactgaaCTTCTACAgcttttattaatctttgttaatgttaatttcaacatttatatattattaaaatcgagttgtattttttaacattagttaatgcactgtgaactaacatgaacaaactatgaacagctggatttgtattaactaacgttacaaagattaacaaatacagtaacaaatgtattgctcgttgttagtttatgttagttagttaatacattaactaaagttaacaaatgaaccttattgtaacgtgttacccaaaattaaaataaacagaacTAGTTTGTCATTTTAACCAGCAGGGGgcgcatctctctctctttctctctctctctctctttctctctctctcactctctctctctctctctctctgaaatCCACTTTTATTTGATTAACATATTTGCTTTGATATGGATTTAgtctgaaatataaaaataaaatacattttatattataaatataccCCATACATATGTATTATCATATAGGCTTTGTACATGCAACTTTTATGTTAATACCAGTAGGCCTATATGGTAATATCATCATACTTGAAACCTTTGCTATTTAGTCCACTATGGACAGTTACCTGCCCACTGACGCGATTCCTTTCAAGAACATTATTGCCTATAATGTCGAAATTCTAGGCTTTACACGTGGTCTCAAGTTATGTTACTTTTTTGTTTACCCGGCCCACAAAGGCATTAAAAATGTTAGGCAGTCTGTGCATACAGCCTATTCTCAAGTAGGCATAGCCTATAACTTTATTGAAGCATAGTTTAGCACTAGCTAATGTAAATCTAATTCTTAATAATAGATTTTAAGTTCACATCTGCTGCAGAAGTCTGACGTTCACATACTTCATAATGACGGCTACAAGAAGGCCTACAGTCAATGCAACAAACGGGATTTTCTGAATCCACTTTCCAGCCAAAGGAGCAGTAACTTCACATTGCAGAGCCATTGTTCAAAGTAGGTCTATATTATTGAAAATGTGTAGTATTTTCGCATCATTTCTTTCTAGGTCGACATATGCTCCTGGGGGATAAAGTTCTGCTCATTTGACTTAGTTTAACATCGGAAACTTCATGTCAGTTTTCAAAAATATAGACACAAAACCCTCAACCGATGATCAAAAtgtacattcttcaaaacacattttttccaGTCGCTTGGATACAGTTCACATAAACCTCTCATTTGAACTAAAATCACCTGTTCAAAATGAACATATTACCATTTCAAAATGGACTCACACATTACATCTGAGATGACTATTCAGGTCTGTTAATTTCATTACAATGATCTAATTATCAATTGACACAACTGTTCTTGATGCATACATTTTATGGAAACTGATGAACAATATTAGATCGTGAAAGTTTCAGTTTAACAAGATCAGTTGACACCAGTTAACACCAGAACGTGACCCAGGACGTAGACTATATTACCGAGCCTAATATTTCATCATCTTTCTTTATCAGACACAGTTTCTATGGTCCCATGTACCACTTTTACAGACAGCATTTTCAGATTTGACAACTGTATGCAAGATGGCCCTTGTAATTGCTTTGGTggatttaatgagtttttgcCAACTCATTAGTGGTGATTGATTTCATATTGCATATACAATGAGATGAGTAGTTTCACTCAACATAGCACTAATATGGAGCCAACAGTGGGAGCTGGAAGACAAGGAATAGGTTGTGGTCAAAGCTGGCCAAGGCAAGGAGGAGAGGTCGTAATTGAATTGGGAAACGCGTGACTGTCTGAGTACCTGGACAACATGGAGCCAATATCACCATGAGTGCAACTATATCATAAGATGGTGTGGTGGGACGCAGAGCTCGTATTAGGTCATATAATGTAGCTCTCCTTGTAACCTTTCTTGATGAGCTAAATCAGGTCTGAGCTGATGGTGTGACCTATGTAGTAGCCTGGGATAATGTTCAGTTTCACCATGCTCAAATGGTGCAAGCATGGTTTCAGGCCCATCCTCAGTTTATCAATCTGTATTTACCCCCATACTTTCCTTAACGTTATTGAGGAATTTTTCTCCACCTGAAGGTGGAAGGTAAACAATAGGAACTCTCACAAAAGAGTCACTGTTCTCCAAGCCATGGATGAGGATGATGCATGCAATAACATTATGGTGTCAGGCCTGGATTCGCCATGCCAGATGATTCATTCTAAGAAGAAAACATCCATTGTTATATGGATCAGAACCTGTGGCCAAATCCACAAGACAGTGTTGATGGAAACAGAAATGCAGTGAGGAACACTGCAGTTGACATTTTACTGTACTGTAATTTTccctctcttttttctttttcaggggTTCAAGTGCAtatagtgctgaaaccctaatTGTTAGAATTTCCAAAgatcagcattctcccctaaaaTGATCGGGCATGCCAAACCGTAAGTTGTTgggagacttgaaactttgagggaTGATACTACCCACCCCATTTACAATGTCACCAAGGCTAGTACCAATTTGCCTGATGGTGTCTCTACAGCAATCAAAAGTATGTAATGATTCATaaccccaggtgaaaaaaagtacacttccataatgtacttaaagtgctctattttcatgctttttccatgaatatgaactaaaatgtgcttttaatatactatctctgtatttaaaaaaaatgtatttagttacaaCTTGTAGTAATCCAtaggttcaagtgtactacaagtggtaactaaatacaatacagagatagtatgttaaaagcacattttagttaatattcatggtgtctcaaaataaaatagcacagttgagtacacttagatgttcttaagattatattaagaagtactaaagaataaTTTTTAGTAGGCTATATTATGTACAAAATAGTGCGTGAAAacagagcactttaagtaccttatggaagtgtacttttttttcacctgggactcctaaaccgtttgtcgcAGGCTTCTTTCGTGAACTAGtcttggggttttttttttgctcaacctgttaaaactgttaaaaagctttaaaacatATTTCCTTTAAGacctgtaaatggtcttttccatctatgatctaGGTTgttacaggcttgctaaatGAAACACAATAGCTATTTATGCATGTGCCTAAAGGCCTTAAAGCCTTGAACTCCGGTAATTGCTGCACTCAGCTATATTTTGTAGCTATTTTTTTCCTTTGATTGCTTTGGTTATTTCATTAATACATTTCAGAATTTGTTCAGTGATTCCACTGTGTCTGAAATATTCTCTCTATGATGCATGTTTACCTGTAGAACCATAATGCAACCGCATCCAGTGGCGGAGCCAGGATTTTTTCATAGGGGTGGCCAGGCAGGGGCCAGCAACCAGTCTGGGGTGGCACCGAAATATTCataatttcaacataaaaatgagTCTGACTATAATGTAGGCTACTGGACTGTGATtacaacacaactgaatacAGTTAATTTGTACTTAATTGTAATTAGATCATGGAATGCTGAGtgaatttgacctttttttgttgttttgttgtattcctcacttgcaGGCATATGAATAAAGGGGCTCACACTATAGCTTCAACTTGTTCAGTCAGTTCTGGTTCTCAAAACCCTCAATAGCttgttctccattgttgcatcTCCATGGATGAGACATGCAGATAACTACATACTGTAGTTCAAAGATTATTCAACCTTCATTGAATTTATGTATAATCAATGAACCTCAACAATTCTGAGTTTGTCTGTTTCAAAAAGTAGGCTAACCAAAAAAGTAAAcactaaatgtttaactttctatattgtcaaaataaataattgcaacagTTCTATCATAAATTACACTCAgtacaaaggaaaaaaaagtgttctctTTTGAATTCACATTTGCTGACAAGGAAGCAGAAATCAACAGCACATAAATGccagaatgtaaaattaattatgcatttaaatgtgatatttttgtttgtactttataaattaacaaaattagcATCTTCTATTACAAATGCACAGttctcacatttatttatgcattaaaaaattacatttcagcTTGTGCCTTATATTGTGATCTCACATAGGCAGAATATTTTAGTCCAGAGACATGtgacgcatatatatatatatatatatatatatatatatatatatatatatatatatatatatatatatatatatatatgtgtatcaaataggcctacatacatgcatgcacagttttaacACAGCTTTAATCGCCTTTTTGGTTATTTCGTGACTTAATAGATGACAGAACTACGACGTTGCatgctcgtagtttcttttgcgctttatttatAGTGAGTAATATACAGCGCGCCATATTTGTGCGTGATTGAAAAGTGCACCGTCTTGCAACCCCACGAGTTGAGAAACATTTACGTTTACAATAACATTTATTATGATGTTATTGTTCGCTGTTCACTGCTGTTCTGCTGAAGCTCATTCCGCACCTGTATCATTTCCGCgcgtttgacttgcgcctggcgctgaggcgaagttggagtgcgcgtctgaaaagtctCCCGTTTTTTGTGGTCTTAAAGAGACGGTTCTGCGTTTAAATAAACGCAATTCTTGTCATCAAAAAAGTAGACAGAAACAGCAGTTGTGAGCGGGGTGGCCAAAGGGGTGGCCCTTAGGCCAAGGGTGaagtattgtataaagtgctatataaataaacgtgacTTGACATTTTAAGATCTAGAAGTCTGATAAATTATCACCCCACTgtaattttgaattttaaaactgaaaataaagacGAGTTGGAACATGACATTGTAGATATTAGGCTAATGACTGTTTAAATAGCTAAACAAAGAAATTGTCATAAATTAGCTATATGAATCATAAAAATATCAGCGATAAATATCAGAAAATTGTGCGAaccaaataattaaaaacttaTTTCCGACCATGCAGAAAAATCTTTCAGATGTATTTTTAAAGTAACAATGAGCAGTTTGATACATATTTTCTAATATTTGCAGGTTTTTGTGGTAGATATACTCTTACGTTCGTAGAGAGAAATGGGTGTTCACTGTCTGAATTCTGTGATAAATCGtgataaaacagaaataaaatatctcactgggcatattttatttgaaaacagGAATTCGGCCATTTTGTATAGAGGAAAGTCTAATTTGTCGTCACCTTTGTCGTCTTAGAACTCAATTagagaaaaattatttttttatttattgttgttatcAAATTAACTTCAAAAGAAACATTGTGCCATAATACAGTATACACAAAATATTACCTAAAACACAAACTATATCTATAAAACACAGATTACTAGATACTTTTAGCTTATTAAACTGACTTTTGAAAACAAGAGCCAGTGGAGATTTtcttattttagtatt
The window above is part of the Chanodichthys erythropterus isolate Z2021 chromosome 3, ASM2448905v1, whole genome shotgun sequence genome. Proteins encoded here:
- the LOC137017837 gene encoding hemoglobin subunit beta-2, producing the protein MVEWTEFERTTIQDIFSKMNYEVVGPQALARCLIVYPWTQRYFGKFGNLYNAAAIMGNPMVAAHGTVVLHGLDRAVKNMDNIKATYAELSVLHSEKLHVDPDNFRLLADCLTVVVAGQMGAAFTPEVQAAFQKFIAVVISALGRQYH